One segment of Nakamurella flava DNA contains the following:
- a CDS encoding glycosyltransferase: MTPASSSSNTARFGDLRIAAIVPCHNEEAAVGQVVRDLRAAVPGMDIYVYDNRSTDRTVEVALQAGAIVRREEVKGKGNVVRRAFADIEADVYLLIDGDDTYDASAAPRMIETLLSGPYDHVLGVRKQTTESAYRPGHSAGNKMFNKLVTKVFGTPVTDMLSGYRIFSRRFVKSFPAVSREFEIETELTVHSMSLRVPQTEFEVDFKDRPEGSESKLNTYRDGYKILSLIFQLIRHERPLAFHGLLGLIVAVIALLLSIPLLVEYAETGLVPRFPTAFLAASMVVIAVLIVTIGFILDGITRSRRESARLVYLGYSAPARTSVTAGGRTQVLPTPQAAHAHEHLSADSDREPARR, translated from the coding sequence GTGACACCCGCTTCGTCCTCGTCGAACACCGCACGGTTCGGCGATCTGCGCATCGCCGCGATCGTGCCGTGTCACAACGAGGAGGCCGCCGTCGGGCAGGTGGTCCGCGATCTGCGCGCCGCCGTCCCCGGCATGGACATCTACGTCTACGACAACCGGAGCACCGACCGCACCGTCGAGGTCGCCCTGCAGGCCGGGGCCATCGTGCGGCGCGAGGAGGTCAAGGGCAAGGGCAACGTGGTGCGCCGCGCCTTCGCCGACATCGAGGCCGACGTCTACCTGCTCATCGACGGGGACGACACCTACGACGCGTCGGCCGCTCCGCGGATGATCGAGACGCTGCTGTCCGGTCCGTACGACCACGTGCTCGGGGTGCGCAAGCAGACCACCGAGTCGGCCTACCGGCCGGGTCACTCGGCCGGCAACAAGATGTTCAACAAGCTGGTCACGAAGGTGTTCGGCACCCCGGTCACCGACATGCTCAGCGGGTACCGGATCTTCTCCCGTCGCTTCGTCAAGTCGTTCCCGGCGGTCTCCCGTGAGTTCGAGATCGAGACCGAGCTGACCGTCCACTCGATGAGCCTGCGCGTGCCGCAGACCGAGTTCGAGGTCGACTTCAAGGACCGCCCCGAGGGCAGCGAGAGCAAGCTCAACACCTACCGGGACGGTTACAAGATCCTGTCGCTGATCTTCCAGCTGATCCGGCACGAGCGGCCGCTGGCCTTCCACGGCCTGCTCGGGTTGATCGTCGCCGTGATCGCCCTGCTCCTCTCGATCCCCCTGCTGGTCGAGTACGCCGAGACGGGCCTGGTCCCCCGCTTCCCGACCGCCTTCCTGGCCGCGTCGATGGTCGTCATCGCCGTGCTCATCGTGACCATCGGGTTCATCCTCGACGGCATCACCCGCAGCCGACGCGAGTCGGCCCGACTCGTCTACCTCGGCTACTCGGCCCCGGCCCGCACGTCGGTCACCGCCGGCGGCCGGACGCAGGTGCTGCCGACCCCGCAGGCCGCACACGCCCACGAGCACCTGTCGGCCGATTCCGACCGGGAACCCGCCCGGCGCTAG
- a CDS encoding alpha/beta hydrolase: protein MTGVSLQDGWLPTLLLVLGVVGAAFLLARRERWWWIWFVPVAVVVSAVVAWALGTLFAEAVIGQKLENTSDYVWLGVIVAAIVIGIGRCVRVTWWQPLVTLLAAVLVIAAAANQINRTYVQYPTLGDVLGAQSEYLIDGPPPVPTTVGELPAGPLESVWTPEGNISANGRVSPMTIPGTVSGFKAREAQVYYPPAYEATNPQRLPVLVLLAGQPGSPGDWFLGDRLQQVMDPMAAKNKGIAPIVVVPDILGDATANPGCFNSSLGNVDTYLSVDVPAAINAQLLAQTDHQHWAIGGFSAGATCSLQMATNHPDIYPTFLAFAGELNPSTGGSMQDTINTAFGGDAAKYKAVNPLDLMASKQYPNVAGWFVAGSEDPIFGPVQPQLLAAAQKAGMNVQLYTNPGTGHAWDTVTGGLAHVLPWLYGRLGITAAS, encoded by the coding sequence ATGACCGGGGTGTCCTTGCAGGACGGCTGGCTGCCCACGCTGCTGCTGGTGCTGGGCGTCGTCGGGGCGGCGTTCCTGCTGGCCCGCCGCGAACGCTGGTGGTGGATCTGGTTCGTCCCGGTCGCCGTGGTGGTCTCCGCCGTGGTCGCCTGGGCCCTGGGCACCCTGTTCGCCGAGGCCGTCATCGGCCAGAAGCTGGAGAACACCTCCGACTACGTCTGGCTGGGCGTGATCGTCGCCGCGATCGTCATCGGCATCGGCCGCTGCGTGCGGGTGACCTGGTGGCAACCACTGGTCACCCTGCTCGCCGCCGTGCTGGTCATCGCGGCCGCGGCCAACCAGATCAACCGCACCTACGTGCAGTACCCGACCCTGGGCGACGTGCTCGGCGCGCAGAGCGAATACCTGATCGACGGACCGCCGCCGGTGCCGACGACCGTCGGCGAGTTGCCCGCCGGACCGCTGGAGAGCGTCTGGACCCCGGAGGGCAACATCTCCGCCAACGGGCGGGTCAGCCCCATGACCATCCCCGGCACGGTGTCCGGCTTCAAGGCCCGCGAGGCGCAGGTCTACTACCCGCCGGCCTACGAAGCCACCAATCCACAGCGGCTCCCGGTGCTGGTGCTGCTGGCCGGTCAACCCGGCAGCCCCGGGGACTGGTTCCTCGGGGACCGGCTGCAGCAGGTCATGGACCCGATGGCCGCCAAGAACAAGGGCATCGCGCCGATCGTCGTCGTCCCGGACATCCTGGGCGACGCCACCGCCAACCCGGGTTGCTTCAACTCGTCGCTCGGCAACGTCGACACCTACCTGTCGGTGGACGTGCCGGCCGCGATCAACGCGCAGCTGCTCGCCCAGACCGACCACCAGCACTGGGCGATCGGCGGCTTCTCGGCCGGCGCGACCTGTTCGCTGCAGATGGCCACCAACCATCCCGACATCTACCCGACGTTCCTCGCGTTCGCCGGGGAGCTCAACCCCTCCACCGGCGGGTCCATGCAGGACACCATCAATACGGCGTTCGGCGGAGACGCGGCGAAGTACAAAGCCGTCAACCCGCTCGACCTGATGGCGTCGAAGCAGTATCCGAACGTCGCGGGCTGGTTCGTCGCCGGTAGCGAGGACCCGATCTTCGGGCCGGTGCAGCCGCAGTTGCTGGCCGCGGCGCAGAAGGCGGGGATGAACGTCCAGCTGTACACCAACCCGGGGACGGGTCACGCCTGGGACACCGTCACCGGCGGCCTGGCTCACGTGTTGCCGTGGCTCTACGGACGGCTCGGCATCACTGCCGCGAGCTGA